A genomic stretch from Helianthus annuus cultivar XRQ/B chromosome 1, HanXRQr2.0-SUNRISE, whole genome shotgun sequence includes:
- the LOC110877613 gene encoding ER lumen protein-retaining receptor, giving the protein MNIFRLAGDMTHLASVLVLLLKIHTIKSCAGVSLKTQELYALVFATRYLDIFTGFVSVYNTTMKLIFLGSSFSIVWYIRRHRIVRRSYDKDQDTFRHYFLMLPCLLLALFIHEKFTFKEIMWTFSIYLEAVAILPQLVLLQRTRNIDNLTGQYVFLLGAYRALYILNWIYRYMTEPHYVHWITWIAGTVQTLLYADFFYYYFESWKNNARLQLPA; this is encoded by the exons ATGAATATATTCAGATTAGCAGGTGACATGACGCATTTGGCGAGTGTTCTAGTCTTGCTCCTCAAAATTCACACCATCAAATCATGCGCTG GAGTATCATTGAAAACGCAGGAGCTCTATGCACTGGTGTTTGCTACTCGCTACTTAGATATATTTACTGGTTTTGTCTCAGTATACAACACTACCATGAAATTGATCTTCTTAGGCAGCTCTTTCTCTATTGTGTGGTACATAAGACGTCACAGGATTGTTCGTAGATCCTACGATAAAGATCAAGACACCTTTCGCCATTATTTCCTGATGCTGCCTTGTTTGCTTTTGGCCTTGTTTATTCACGAGAAGTTTACGTTCAAAGAG ATAATGTGGACGTTTTCGATATATCTGGAAGCAGTCGCGATACTTCCACAGCTGGTCTTGCTGCAAAGAACGAGAAATATTGATAACTTGACTGGCCAATACGTTTTTCTTCTTGG AGCATACCGAGCTTTATACATTTTGAACTGGATCTACCGTTACATGACTGAGCCACACTATGTGCATTGGATCA CTTGGATAGCAGGGACAGTTCAAACATTGCTATATGCTGATTTCTTCTATTACTACTTTGAAAG CTGGAAGAACAATGCAAGGCTCCAATTACCTGCGTAA